One stretch of Rhodoflexus caldus DNA includes these proteins:
- a CDS encoding efflux RND transporter periplasmic adaptor subunit, with the protein MTRYYAFALTALMAVTACNKQVDDSPEGKRKRLSELKEQAAKIKSEIAVLEAEIAKANPTAAVKKLVETEALTAQDFAHYVEVQGNVASEQNVMIAPEIAGVIIKRYVQVGDMVRKGQVIAEIDAENIRKNIAEIETRLELARTVYERQANLWNQKIGSEVQYLQAKNNMEALEKTLATAKTQLNKALVKAPIDGMVEDLMQNVGEMANPAMPMGRIVNIAQVEINADVSEVYTTSVKRGDEVLVAFPAVNKELPLKVSMVGQFINPTNRTFKIQMRTANPDGLLKPNSLAVIKIRDFFRKDAIVVHSHLIQQSANGEQFVYVLRDKNGKKTVERVVIKTGKSYGGKTLVEQGLTLGDLIITKGYNEVVNGDEVEVSTDKVAQKQ; encoded by the coding sequence ATGACAAGATATTATGCTTTTGCGCTTACCGCCCTTATGGCCGTAACCGCTTGCAATAAACAAGTTGATGATTCTCCGGAAGGTAAACGCAAGCGCCTGTCGGAGTTGAAAGAACAAGCCGCTAAAATTAAGTCGGAGATTGCCGTTTTGGAGGCAGAAATAGCCAAAGCCAATCCAACGGCAGCAGTCAAAAAATTAGTTGAGACAGAAGCCTTAACCGCGCAGGATTTTGCGCATTACGTAGAGGTGCAGGGCAACGTGGCCTCCGAGCAAAACGTAATGATTGCCCCCGAAATTGCGGGCGTAATTATCAAACGCTACGTGCAGGTTGGCGATATGGTGCGCAAAGGACAGGTGATTGCCGAAATAGATGCCGAAAACATACGCAAGAATATTGCCGAGATAGAAACCCGCTTAGAACTGGCGCGCACCGTTTATGAGCGTCAGGCAAACCTCTGGAATCAGAAAATAGGCTCCGAAGTGCAGTATTTGCAGGCAAAAAACAACATGGAAGCCTTGGAAAAAACACTGGCCACAGCCAAAACACAACTGAACAAAGCACTTGTGAAAGCGCCTATAGACGGTATGGTGGAAGACCTGATGCAAAACGTGGGCGAAATGGCTAACCCTGCCATGCCTATGGGGCGCATTGTAAACATTGCGCAGGTGGAAATCAATGCCGATGTGTCGGAGGTTTACACTACCTCCGTTAAGCGCGGCGATGAGGTGCTGGTAGCATTTCCTGCCGTAAACAAAGAGTTGCCACTGAAAGTAAGCATGGTTGGTCAGTTCATTAATCCGACAAACCGCACTTTCAAAATTCAGATGCGCACTGCCAACCCCGACGGGCTGTTGAAGCCTAACTCGTTGGCTGTCATTAAAATACGCGACTTTTTCCGCAAAGATGCCATCGTAGTGCACTCTCACCTCATTCAGCAGTCGGCCAATGGCGAGCAATTTGTTTACGTGCTGCGCGATAAAAACGGAAAGAAAACAGTGGAGCGCGTAGTTATCAAAACCGGTAAGTCATACGGCGGCAAAACACTGGTAGAACAAGGGCTCACCCTCGGCGACCTTATCATTACCAAAGGTTATAACGAAGTGGTGAATGGTGATGAGGTAGAAGTAAGCACTGATAAAGTAGCTCAAAAACAATAA
- a CDS encoding efflux RND transporter permease subunit, giving the protein MEENKDIKREFGLSTLSIKNRTSVFILTFIIVVFGLISYNNMPKESFPEIVFPTIYVNTVYPGNSPVDIENLITRPIEKEIKGLKGVKKVTSTSAQDVSVIVIEFTEKVQISKALQDVKDAVDKAKRDLPSDLDQDPSVMEVDLSEVPIVTVNISGDFEMAQLKKYAKYLEEVFEALPEVSRVNITGALDREIQINADIYKMEARRITFSDIENAVRAENVTISGGEVLTDGYRRSMRISGEFKTADEIANIIIKAEDQNVVYLKDVAEVKDSYIERKSYTRLATQDFLKTGGQPVVSLNVVKRNKENLIAADAKIQQILANAKASGALPANLNVILTNNQADQMKVQISNLENSIIFGMILVVGVLLFFMGLRNAMFVGIAIPLSMMLSFIILSFIGATINIMILFSLVLALGMLVDNAIVVIENTYRLMEEGKTRLEAALQGVGEVAVPIITSTLTTLGAFLPLMFWGGLVGEFMKFLPITLIVVLSASLFVGLVVNPVVAATFMKLESDQTAPKPLVRFAMLCFVLAVPAYFLADTYTWGNILVTLAVLTLVNVFFFRPASRWFQDVLLTKLEVLYKNTIRFALKGRLRPLSFFFGSIVLMFAGIIIYFGSKPMVEFFPNAEPSIVYLYIEAPLGSDVNTTNQLTEAVEKKVYEVLRPYEKAVKAIITNVGEGTSNPNDFSQGNSVTPHKSKITVNFVEYSLRGGLNTREAQRELSEMAKTIPGLKIVTDAQRSGPPVGAPINIEIIGDDYLTLIREAEKMQEIIEKSNIAGIDGLKIGIDIGKPELLLQIDRAKAQRLGLSTSMLAMNMRTAIYGKEISKIKDGKDDYPINLRLGDNFRYDLSRLNDQKITFRDNKGRFSQIPVSAVASMEYTSSFGAVKHKNNERLVTLTSNVTEGYNANEVVSQVKEALADYTLPPGYSFKFTGEQEEQAKSIAFLMNAMLIALALIFLILVSQFNSLTQPLLVMATVPFSLIGVFLGLAITRSDFVVIMTGIGIISLAGVVVNNAIVLIDCANMLIANRKRELGLSEDERLDANEVREALIQAGFMRLRPVLLTAITTVLGLIPLAIGLNVDFFGLYSHFNPDIYWGGQNADFWGPMAWTVVYGLTFSTFLTLVVVPVMYFLADRLTYRLGKLFA; this is encoded by the coding sequence ATGGAAGAAAATAAAGACATCAAGCGAGAGTTCGGCCTGAGTACGCTGTCAATTAAAAACCGCACCAGCGTGTTCATTCTGACTTTCATTATTGTTGTGTTCGGATTGATTTCCTACAACAATATGCCCAAAGAGTCCTTTCCCGAAATCGTATTTCCTACGATTTACGTGAACACGGTATATCCCGGCAACTCGCCCGTAGATATTGAAAACCTTATTACCCGACCTATTGAAAAAGAAATCAAAGGGCTGAAAGGGGTGAAAAAAGTAACTTCCACCTCGGCACAGGATGTTTCGGTTATAGTGATTGAGTTTACGGAAAAAGTGCAGATATCCAAGGCATTACAGGATGTAAAAGATGCCGTGGACAAAGCCAAACGCGACCTCCCAAGCGACTTAGACCAAGACCCGAGCGTAATGGAAGTGGATTTGTCGGAAGTACCTATCGTAACGGTTAATATTTCCGGCGACTTTGAAATGGCTCAATTGAAAAAGTATGCCAAATATCTGGAAGAGGTTTTTGAAGCATTGCCCGAGGTGTCCCGCGTAAATATCACCGGCGCTTTAGACCGCGAGATTCAGATTAATGCCGATATCTACAAAATGGAAGCTCGGCGCATCACTTTTTCCGATATTGAAAATGCGGTACGTGCCGAAAACGTTACCATATCGGGTGGTGAGGTACTTACCGACGGCTATCGCAGGTCTATGCGCATTTCGGGAGAGTTTAAAACCGCCGATGAAATTGCAAACATCATTATTAAAGCCGAAGACCAAAATGTGGTGTACCTTAAAGATGTGGCCGAAGTAAAAGACAGCTACATTGAGCGTAAAAGCTATACCCGACTGGCAACGCAAGATTTTCTCAAAACAGGAGGACAGCCGGTTGTTTCCCTGAACGTAGTGAAGCGTAACAAGGAAAACTTGATTGCTGCCGATGCAAAAATTCAGCAAATACTGGCCAATGCCAAAGCCTCGGGTGCTTTGCCTGCCAACCTGAACGTTATCCTCACTAACAATCAGGCAGACCAGATGAAGGTGCAAATCAGCAACTTGGAAAACAGCATCATTTTCGGGATGATTCTGGTAGTAGGTGTATTGCTATTCTTCATGGGCTTGCGCAACGCAATGTTTGTAGGAATTGCCATCCCGCTTTCCATGATGCTTTCGTTTATCATCCTGAGCTTCATTGGCGCTACCATCAACATTATGATTCTCTTTTCGTTAGTATTGGCGCTGGGGATGTTGGTGGACAACGCAATTGTGGTGATAGAAAATACCTATCGCCTGATGGAAGAAGGCAAAACCCGTTTGGAGGCAGCTTTGCAAGGGGTAGGAGAGGTTGCAGTACCCATCATCACCTCTACGCTGACTACATTGGGCGCATTCCTTCCGCTGATGTTTTGGGGCGGATTGGTAGGTGAGTTCATGAAGTTTTTGCCCATCACGCTGATTGTTGTGCTTTCAGCCTCTTTGTTTGTGGGGTTGGTGGTAAACCCCGTTGTGGCTGCAACTTTCATGAAGTTGGAAAGCGACCAAACCGCACCGAAGCCATTGGTTCGTTTTGCTATGTTGTGCTTCGTGTTGGCTGTGCCCGCTTATTTCTTGGCCGATACCTACACTTGGGGCAATATACTAGTAACACTTGCAGTGCTAACCCTTGTCAATGTGTTCTTTTTCCGTCCGGCTTCGCGCTGGTTTCAAGACGTACTGCTTACCAAATTGGAAGTGTTGTACAAAAACACCATTCGTTTTGCCTTGAAAGGACGTTTGCGCCCGCTGTCGTTTTTCTTTGGCAGCATTGTGCTGATGTTTGCAGGTATCATCATCTACTTTGGCAGCAAGCCAATGGTTGAGTTTTTCCCCAATGCAGAGCCGTCTATTGTTTACTTGTACATAGAAGCACCGTTAGGGTCAGACGTAAATACGACCAATCAACTCACGGAAGCTGTTGAGAAAAAAGTTTACGAAGTGCTGCGTCCCTATGAAAAAGCAGTTAAGGCCATTATTACCAACGTGGGCGAGGGAACAAGCAACCCCAATGATTTTTCGCAAGGCAATTCCGTTACTCCGCACAAGAGTAAAATTACCGTAAACTTTGTAGAGTATTCACTGCGTGGCGGCCTGAATACCCGCGAAGCACAGCGCGAACTCAGCGAAATGGCCAAAACCATACCGGGCCTGAAAATCGTAACCGATGCCCAAAGAAGCGGCCCGCCTGTGGGAGCTCCTATCAATATTGAAATTATTGGCGATGACTATCTCACGCTGATACGCGAGGCCGAGAAAATGCAGGAAATTATAGAGAAAAGCAACATTGCAGGCATAGACGGCTTGAAAATAGGCATAGACATCGGCAAGCCTGAACTGCTGTTGCAAATTGACCGCGCCAAAGCCCAGCGCTTAGGACTTTCTACCTCCATGCTGGCAATGAATATGCGGACAGCCATTTATGGAAAAGAAATTTCCAAAATTAAGGACGGTAAAGACGATTACCCCATCAACCTGCGGCTTGGCGATAACTTCCGCTATGACCTTTCGCGCCTCAACGACCAGAAAATCACTTTCCGCGACAACAAAGGCCGTTTCAGTCAGATTCCCGTTTCTGCGGTTGCCAGCATGGAATACACTTCCTCATTTGGTGCGGTAAAACACAAAAACAACGAACGCTTGGTAACGCTGACTTCCAATGTAACGGAAGGTTACAATGCCAATGAAGTAGTTTCACAGGTAAAAGAAGCACTTGCCGACTATACGCTGCCCCCGGGTTACAGTTTCAAATTTACAGGCGAGCAGGAAGAACAGGCAAAATCAATTGCATTTTTGATGAATGCCATGCTGATTGCATTGGCACTGATTTTCCTGATTCTTGTATCGCAGTTTAATTCTCTTACGCAGCCACTGCTGGTAATGGCAACCGTGCCTTTCAGCTTGATAGGCGTATTCCTCGGGCTTGCGATAACCCGCTCCGATTTTGTGGTGATTATGACCGGTATCGGTATTATTTCGCTGGCAGGTGTGGTTGTAAACAATGCCATTGTATTGATAGACTGTGCCAATATGCTCATAGCAAACCGCAAGCGCGAGTTGGGCTTATCCGAAGATGAGCGATTAGATGCCAACGAAGTGCGGGAAGCACTCATTCAGGCTGGCTTTATGCGCCTTCGTCCGGTATTGCTGACAGCTATTACCACCGTTTTGGGCTTAATTCCGCTGGCCATCGGTTTGAACGTTGATTTCTTTGGCTTGTATTCTCATTTCAACCCCGATATCTATTGGGGCGGTCAAAATGCCGATTTCTGGGGGCCTATGGCATGGACGGTAGTATATGGGCTTACCTTCTCTACCTTCTTGACGCTGGTAGTAGTGCCTGTGATGTACTTCCTTGCCGACCGCCTGACTTATCGTTTAGGTAAGTTGTTTGCATAA
- a CDS encoding FkbM family methyltransferase, with amino-acid sequence MNAAENKLIYRRLSQKGFKPSHVAEVGVYLPETSNILDYIKQGIRTTLVEADPRYVAAIREYFGDKYPITLHPVAVFDSEGTIELMNRAASTFASILESSPALVNDAYKKQDADKFTVPAKRFDSLDDGTIDLLSIDIEGCEWYVLKHMISRPAVISVETHGKRYINPFINEITQWMEDNGYELWYKDSSDSVYIRRGLFPVTAADRRNLLFSEWLLAWKRFKANVKDALLGRNQ; translated from the coding sequence ATGAATGCTGCCGAAAACAAGCTGATTTATCGCCGACTTTCCCAAAAGGGCTTTAAACCTTCGCATGTAGCCGAAGTAGGTGTTTACTTGCCCGAAACGTCTAATATTCTGGACTATATCAAACAAGGTATCCGCACCACGCTCGTGGAGGCAGACCCACGCTATGTGGCAGCCATTCGGGAATATTTTGGCGATAAATACCCCATTACGCTGCATCCCGTAGCAGTTTTTGACAGCGAAGGAACCATTGAGTTGATGAATCGGGCAGCTTCTACTTTTGCAAGCATATTGGAGAGCAGCCCTGCGCTGGTAAACGATGCTTACAAAAAACAGGATGCCGATAAATTTACCGTTCCTGCTAAACGATTTGACAGCTTAGACGACGGTACGATAGACCTGTTAAGCATTGACATAGAAGGTTGTGAGTGGTATGTGCTTAAACACATGATAAGCCGTCCTGCCGTTATTTCGGTTGAAACCCACGGCAAGCGCTACATCAATCCCTTTATTAACGAAATAACCCAATGGATGGAAGACAACGGCTATGAGCTTTGGTACAAAGACTCTAGCGACAGCGTGTATATCCGTCGCGGGTTGTTTCCCGTAACGGCTGCCGACCGCAGGAATCTCCTGTTCAGCGAGTGGCTGCTTGCATGGAAGCGGTTCAAAGCCAATGTAAAGGATGCTCTATTGGGCAGAAATCAATGA
- a CDS encoding response regulator transcription factor, with the protein MPTPQILYVEDDLSLGFVTKDNLELRGYLVRHCENGKDALAAFKAQRPDVCVLDVMLPDLDGFSLAKEIRQLDAEIPIIFLTSKSQKEDKINGLRLGADDYLTKPFSIEELDLKIQIFLKRSKVSAPPTATNTYYIGNYLFDMDNLLLINGDSKQLLTKREADLLALFCRHKGSVLKREEILQEIWGTDDYFAGRSLDVFISRLRKYLKADERIAIENLHGVGFKLTVGNH; encoded by the coding sequence ATGCCAACTCCTCAAATTTTGTATGTAGAAGACGACCTGAGTCTGGGTTTTGTAACTAAGGACAATTTGGAACTGCGCGGCTACCTCGTCCGTCATTGCGAAAACGGAAAAGATGCGCTTGCTGCCTTTAAGGCACAACGCCCCGATGTTTGCGTGCTGGATGTAATGCTGCCCGACTTAGACGGTTTTTCGCTTGCCAAAGAAATCAGGCAATTGGACGCTGAAATTCCCATTATTTTTTTGACATCCAAATCGCAAAAGGAAGATAAAATCAACGGGCTGCGGCTTGGCGCGGATGACTACCTGACAAAGCCTTTCAGCATAGAAGAATTGGACTTAAAAATTCAGATATTTCTGAAGCGCAGCAAAGTGAGTGCCCCTCCGACTGCAACAAACACCTATTACATAGGCAATTATCTGTTTGATATGGATAACCTGTTGCTCATCAACGGCGACAGCAAACAACTGCTTACCAAACGGGAAGCCGACTTGCTCGCACTTTTCTGCCGCCACAAAGGAAGTGTATTGAAACGCGAAGAAATTTTACAGGAAATATGGGGAACAGACGATTATTTTGCCGGAAGAAGTTTGGACGTATTCATTTCCCGACTGCGCAAATACCTGAAAGCCGATGAAAGAATCGCCATTGAAAACCTGCACGGTGTGGGCTTCAAACTGACGGTAGGTAATCATTGA
- a CDS encoding sensor histidine kinase produces the protein MQRQTIRRLVIPATLSIIGIILTQIYWVSNAFNLKEKQLDQSIHIALQTVAEQIAAYNKSTLPIADVVNQVASDYFIVNVNDVIDVNILESYLKREFSKRNLQLDFEYGIYDCTTDKMMYGSYIRHSNNKKEEAVTRRELPKYDKFIYYFGVSFPHKNRYLLYDMRLWAFSSFLILALVLFFAYALYVILAQRRLAEIQKDFVDNMTHEFQTPISTINIASDVLMNPDIVKQPERLFRYAQIIKKETQRLQKQVESVLQANRAERIGLTLQKETLNLNELAAETVSYFQLQLKEKGIEALIKLSLSEVPAIINADSSHLTNLIINLLDNAVKYSGKNPEISLEVLSENERVILRVADNGPGIPEQYRKKIFQKFYRIPTGNLHNVKGFGLGLHYVGNIVKAHGWQIRLSCPPSGGSIFEIVIPKQSQ, from the coding sequence ATGCAGCGCCAAACCATTCGCCGATTAGTGATTCCCGCTACGCTGAGCATTATCGGGATTATCCTCACACAGATTTACTGGGTGAGCAATGCGTTTAATTTGAAAGAAAAGCAATTAGACCAAAGCATCCACATTGCGCTCCAAACGGTTGCCGAGCAAATTGCAGCCTATAATAAAAGCACGCTGCCCATTGCCGATGTAGTCAATCAGGTAGCGTCGGACTATTTTATCGTAAATGTAAATGATGTGATTGACGTAAACATTCTGGAATCGTACCTCAAACGCGAGTTCAGCAAGCGTAACCTGCAACTTGATTTTGAATACGGTATCTACGACTGCACGACGGATAAAATGATGTACGGAAGCTATATCCGACACAGCAATAACAAAAAAGAGGAGGCCGTTACCCGTCGCGAATTACCCAAATACGACAAATTTATCTACTATTTTGGCGTGAGTTTTCCACATAAAAACCGATATCTGTTGTACGATATGCGGCTGTGGGCTTTTTCCTCTTTCCTGATTTTGGCATTGGTGCTGTTTTTTGCCTATGCACTCTATGTGATTCTGGCACAACGACGGCTGGCCGAGATTCAAAAGGATTTTGTGGACAATATGACCCACGAATTTCAAACGCCGATTTCTACCATCAACATAGCATCCGACGTACTGATGAATCCCGATATTGTGAAACAGCCCGAGCGGCTTTTTCGCTATGCACAAATCATCAAAAAAGAAACGCAGCGGCTGCAAAAACAAGTAGAGAGTGTATTGCAGGCCAACCGCGCCGAGCGAATCGGGCTGACGTTGCAGAAAGAAACCCTGAATCTCAATGAATTAGCAGCCGAAACGGTCAGCTATTTTCAGTTGCAATTAAAGGAAAAAGGCATTGAAGCCTTGATAAAACTATCGTTGAGCGAAGTTCCGGCAATAATCAATGCCGACAGCAGCCATTTGACTAACCTTATCATCAATTTGTTGGACAATGCCGTTAAGTATTCGGGTAAAAATCCGGAAATTTCTTTGGAGGTACTATCGGAAAACGAACGGGTTATTCTGCGCGTAGCAGACAACGGCCCGGGCATTCCCGAACAATACCGCAAAAAAATATTTCAAAAATTTTACCGCATTCCTACCGGTAATTTACACAATGTCAAAGGATTTGGGCTTGGTTTGCACTATGTGGGCAACATCGTAAAAGCGCACGGCTGGCAAATCAGGCTCAGTTGCCCCCCAAGCGGCGGCAGCATTTTTGAAATCGTGATACCCAAACAATCCCAATAA
- a CDS encoding DUF1573 domain-containing protein, with protein sequence MKKQFFFTLVFALMVSVVSFAQNVQTKPVAQNSNLAVFQWDKTTYDFGNIPQNQPVTAVFKFKNTGKVPLVITSAVGSCGCTVPNWPKDPIAPGESAEIKATFNAAAAGAFNKTVSITANVEGGTAILTLKGNVEVKQ encoded by the coding sequence ATGAAAAAGCAATTCTTCTTCACACTGGTGTTTGCCCTGATGGTTTCCGTAGTTTCATTTGCACAAAATGTACAAACAAAACCGGTTGCACAAAACAGCAATCTGGCCGTGTTCCAGTGGGATAAAACTACTTATGACTTTGGCAATATCCCTCAAAATCAGCCTGTTACGGCTGTTTTTAAGTTCAAAAATACGGGAAAAGTACCATTGGTAATTACCAGCGCGGTAGGTTCTTGCGGTTGTACAGTTCCCAACTGGCCAAAAGACCCGATTGCTCCGGGCGAATCAGCAGAAATTAAAGCAACCTTCAATGCGGCTGCGGCAGGTGCTTTCAACAAAACCGTCAGCATTACGGCCAACGTAGAAGGCGGAACAGCCATTTTGACACTGAAAGGCAACGTAGAAGTGAAGCAGTAA
- a CDS encoding M24 family metallopeptidase, with amino-acid sequence MFRKISVFMVACCWATLVAAQSNLPRILSLQERAVVRDRLLEERMTTVLPALMRENGIDLWLLIAEEYNEDPVMRTMLPSTWIAARRKTILFIYDKGGNQGLELLAVARYNVGNLFKAAWIPEQEPDQWKRLMQLIEERNPKRIALNYSETFAHADGISRTEYENFMSRLPEKFKANVVSGERLAVNWLETRTPSEMMIFEQASRIAHLIIAEGLSENVIQPGVTTTDEVVWWYRERMAELKLQAWFHPTVDVQRPDQPLYSFASRPDGQTVIMPGDVLHIDFGFEYIGMHTDTQQMAYVLKPGETDVPEYLKKALAVGNRLQDILTGHFKAGRTGNEVLKQTLAQAKKEGINPQVYSHPLGMHGHAAGPAIGMWDNQESVPGTGEYPLRPNTAYAIELNVKVPLPEWNNKEIRIMLEQPAVFQDNGQVRYIDGRQKEWLLIPRKVQYLKP; translated from the coding sequence ATGTTCCGAAAAATATCTGTATTTATGGTTGCCTGCTGCTGGGCAACCCTTGTAGCGGCACAAAGCAATTTACCGCGCATTTTATCTTTACAAGAACGTGCAGTTGTTCGCGACCGTTTGCTGGAAGAACGCATGACCACCGTATTGCCTGCGCTGATGCGCGAAAATGGCATTGACCTGTGGCTGCTGATTGCAGAGGAGTATAACGAAGACCCTGTTATGCGCACCATGCTGCCCTCTACGTGGATTGCCGCGCGCCGAAAAACCATTTTGTTCATTTACGATAAAGGCGGCAATCAGGGGTTGGAACTGCTGGCGGTTGCCCGCTACAATGTCGGTAATTTGTTCAAAGCTGCGTGGATTCCCGAACAAGAGCCCGACCAATGGAAGCGTCTCATGCAACTGATAGAAGAACGCAACCCCAAGCGAATTGCACTGAACTACTCGGAAACATTTGCTCATGCAGACGGCATCAGTCGCACCGAATATGAGAACTTTATGAGCCGTTTGCCCGAAAAATTCAAGGCCAATGTAGTTTCGGGCGAGCGTTTGGCCGTAAACTGGCTGGAAACCCGCACTCCTTCCGAAATGATGATATTTGAGCAGGCAAGCCGCATTGCGCACCTGATTATTGCCGAAGGACTTTCCGAGAATGTGATTCAGCCCGGTGTTACCACCACCGACGAGGTGGTTTGGTGGTATCGTGAACGCATGGCCGAACTGAAATTGCAGGCATGGTTTCACCCCACGGTAGATGTGCAGCGCCCCGACCAGCCACTCTACTCTTTTGCTTCCCGCCCCGACGGGCAAACGGTTATTATGCCCGGCGATGTATTGCACATAGATTTTGGCTTTGAGTACATCGGTATGCACACCGATACCCAGCAGATGGCATATGTGCTCAAACCCGGGGAAACCGATGTGCCCGAATATCTGAAAAAAGCACTGGCTGTCGGCAATCGTTTACAGGACATTCTGACCGGCCATTTTAAAGCAGGCAGAACGGGCAACGAAGTGCTGAAACAAACGCTTGCACAGGCCAAAAAGGAAGGCATCAATCCGCAGGTGTATTCGCATCCGCTGGGTATGCACGGCCACGCCGCCGGCCCTGCCATCGGTATGTGGGACAATCAGGAAAGCGTGCCCGGCACAGGAGAATATCCGCTGCGCCCCAATACGGCCTATGCCATCGAGCTGAACGTGAAAGTGCCGCTGCCCGAGTGGAACAACAAAGAAATACGCATCATGCTGGAACAACCTGCCGTTTTTCAGGACAACGGACAGGTTCGCTACATAGACGGGCGACAAAAAGAATGGCTATTAATTCCAAGAAAAGTACAATATTTGAAGCCGTAA